GACCAAGTGTTTCCGCGTTTTAAATCGTTAGTTATGGTTGATATAAATAAATTTAAATCGTTAGTTATGGTTGATATAAATAAATTGACGAGTAATCCATCTTCATTAACTAAAACATCTTAATTAAACTGTTCAATTTTCAAAGCGAGCACATTCAGCTCTTATTCAGGTGGTTGCGTGCTATCAAAGCTTCGCATTTCTTGGGTATGCCTTTGGCCTGCAGGTTTGGTTCATTCCGATAATTCGATTTGGATAGTCCGGTTTATGGTTATTTCGGTTAAAGTTGTGCTTAACACAACCGAAAACAAATATGGTTTGGGTTCGATTAATTTGTGAAAATTCCCTGAAACTAACCAAAATTTTCAGCTTCAATTAGATTTTTGGTTTATTTTTGATAAAAAAAATTCGAATAATTCTGGTTATTTTGTTTCGTCAAGATTCTGGTTAGCTTGGGTCAAATTTTTGATTAGTTTGGTTTATAATTTGGTTAAAGTCGATATGATTTGGTTTATTTTTTTTCTAAAACAAACTAACCGATTGTCGAACCAAACCCATAACTGATTGTTTTTTAAATTTCCTAATTGAACCCAACTCTAAACCGGACCTAAACAGAAAACCAAAATATTTTGGTTCGGTTCAGGTCAAATCTCCGGGGTTAGTATGCATGTAGTTCTTTCTCAATGCACGCTTACTTGCCACTTGTCTCCTAAATCCATTGATGTCTACCAAAGCAATAGAAGCTTTGGACGGAATGAAGGCATCCCTCTACACGTGAGAAACACTCCAACCAAGCTAATGAAATGTGGAGAGAATCATGCTGTTCAAGTCTTTGTAGATGCTACGCTTTATTATCTCCAATATACACTGAACTTGAAGCATTCTCATGAACGAATGAAATGCATGTTCTACTACTTAACATGTCCACTCTTTGAAACAGATTGTCAAAAACTGATAAAGATTATTCACAATTCATGGGCATGTCACAACTTATCTGACAAAGTTAAAGGAGATAACAACACTAAAAAGAATGAAGTATTCAGGCTTTCACAACAAGATACTTTCTTGAACATACGGCAGATTTTTTTTTTCAGCAACATACAAAAGATGATTAATAAACATCATAAATGGGTTTTTTTAAATTTTCTCCCTCTGCTTCAGAAACAAAGCCATGCAAAACAATCTGTGAAAACATGTTTACACAAGTTTAGTAGGCATAGACACTATAAATATAGAAACCGTTGACGAAGTTGAGGGCCAAAGCACAAATGAAGCCAAATGGGGAAATCAGAAGTTGATGAGAACGATGGTCGGGTTAGAACCAGATGGTTTAATGTGTGTGTCTCTCCACTTGGACGCGTTCTCTTTATCAAGGTCACGAATTAAGGTACGTCCCCCGAGCGGTGAAACCAGTATAACCTTATTGTTCCATTCCCCTACTTTACACCAGTAAGCACCCGGGGACCGAGGCACAGACACTGAGCTCCAAGAATTTTCCTCTGGATCAAACACCCCTAGTTCCGGCTTTTTATAGTCACTGTTATGGTCAAAGAAATACACTTTGTTCCTAACAACAGTGTAGGAGTACACCGAAAGTGATTGCCCCGAGTCTAACTCTTCCCATGTCTCAGTTCTGGGGTCATATATGTCAATGAACCTCGATTCATTGCCTGAAAAAAAAAGCCATCATCATCAAATTATGTAAGAAAAAACTTAGTTTCCCATGTCCATAGTCCCACCTACAACGAAGAGTTTGGACTTGAAGGAGAATGCGAAGGCACGATGAAAGTCAGGGCGGTCTGGACAATCATCCATGAGGCTCCATTGGTTAGTTCCCGGGTTGTACACTTCCGAGCTTTGAAGGCATTCCCCATCTGAGGAAAAGCCTCGGATCACATACAAAAGGCCGTCCACTACAGCAAACGCAAACTCGCGACGTGGTACGTTCATACCCGCCAGTTTCCTCCAGCTGTTAATATCATTCCGACAAGGAAAAATAAGAAACAAAACCTCTTCACTTTTGGTCGGAATTCAGACAAAAAAAAAAAGAGATTGAGATTGAAGAAGACCTGTTAGACGCAGGATCGAACTCGTAAACATCGGCAGAAGCAGAGATACGGGTGGTCGCATCGATCGGAAATCCTTCAGCCTCCGCGTATCCACCGACGAGCACGATCTTTCCGCCACCGAGCACCGCGACGCCGAATTGGGACTTCAAAGGCGCAGGGACGCTGGGGATCTGTCCCAGATTGTTTCCCGAGGCGTCGAAAACTTCCCCGTACAAGTATTCTACCCACCTGCTGCCGTCTTCTGGGGACTGGCTTTTCATCAGAACACACATGAACTCCTCCACCGGTCCGGCTGAGAAATGCTTGCTTTTGAGGAACGTCCTCCATCGCCGGCAGACCTGAGAAATGATCCGAAAGTCATATCGCGGGATTCGCGAGAGGCAGAGCTCCGCTACGTCGTCCGTCAAGCCGGGTATTAACGACGACGGTGACGACTCCACCATTTTTAATTTTTAACTGTCCTTTAACGATTTTGATTAACCGCTCATTGCAACCATTGGTAATGGTTAACATAAATAAAATGAATCAATGACTTGATAAGAGATTGATTGACCAAGTGTTCCCGAGTTTAAAATCACCCTCTTGTTAAACTAAACATATTCCCTCCATAGTGGTATTTTTTTAGATTTTCCTTTTGTCAACTACACTTCTATTATCAAATCAAAAAATATACAACGTGAACTAAATATATATATAGATAAACTGATACGTGTGATGTATTACAATTAAAATAAATATGTGAATTGTTGATACTTTTCTATTTGTTTCATAAAAATAAAAATATTTCTGTTTTCAGCAAACATTTTTGTTTATTTACCTATTTTACTTGTATTAATTAATATGCAGAATATTAATTTGTTAAAACTATAATATTATAAATATAGTTTTGGTATCATAAAATTATTTAAAGTGTTTCAGGCTTTTAAATACTAATTAGACCAAATTCAACTTCTTTTTTTTTGGTCGGCAACTAAATTCAATTAAAATGGTGGAAACAATAACATACCAAGAGAAACCCTTTTACTTATTATTCAAGATACAGTCCCTCAGAACCCTTCTTATTCAAAAATATTTTCATTGTCCCCAACACAAATCAATGAGAATACTCAAACGTGGATCTATGGAACAAAAAGGTTGATTAACTAACTCTTACACACTTTTACTGGTCGAGACTAAAGGTCTCCCCATTGGACATTGTGTTTTGCGGCTAGATAATGAGCACCAACTGGACCACGACTGCCGTAAGGATACAACTCTGGAATCATCTTCTTTTCCTCAACCTCTTTGAGCAACGGAGTGAAAAGCGCCCAAGCAGCGTCAAGTTCATCGCTTCTAATAAACAACCTTCGTTCACCTTCTATTGCATCCAGCAGCAGCCTCTCATATGCATCTGGTATCTCCTTTGAATACCTTCAACAACAATGAAAGAAGATATACAAATATGTTATCATAAGAAAACCAAAATCTTTTCTTGACTGTTTCTCAACTCACCGTGCTGAATAGAGAAGATTCAAATGGCTCTGATCTAATCTCATTCCCAAACCAGGAACCTTGTTGTTGATTTTCAAATAGATTCCTTCATCTGGTTGGACACGGATGACAAGCTCATTTGTAGTCTGGTCAAGATTAGTACCACCATAGTTCCGGTTATATAAATTCCCAGGCACATGCCTAAACTGCACCCTTATCTCCGCACTGTAGACAATCAAAGCATAAATAATATTTACTTATTAGAAAAAAAAACAAAACATTCCAAAAAAGTTTTTGGTTACCTCCTAGTGTGCAATGCTTTCCCAGCTTTCATCAGAAAAGGCACACCGTCCCATCTCGAATTGTCTATAAAGAGCGCAGCAGCAGCAAACGTCGGCGTCAAGCTATCTTTCGGTACAGTTGTATCATCGGTGTAGCCTGGATAAGTGACTCCTCCTTTGGCGGTCCCCTTGTACTGTCCTATCACCACGTCTTCGAGTTGTATTGGCCTCATCGAACGCAGAACTTTCACCTTTTCGTTTCTGATATCCTCTGCGTCCAAACTAACGGGCGTCTCCATGGCGAAGAGAGCTAGTATCTGAAGGAGGTGATTCTGCATTATGTCTCTTATTATTCCGTAATGGTTAAAGTAACCTCCGCGTCCTTCGGTGCCGAAGTCCTCAGAGAATATGAACTGCACGTTCTGTATGTACTGCCTTGACCATAACGGTTCGAATATGAGATTTGAGAATCGGAGAACTGATAAGTTCTCAACTAGCTCCTTTCCTAAGTAATGGTCTATCCTGTTAAAAAAGAAAATATTACTCTCCATAACAGCACTGATTACAGTTTTACTAAATAATGTGAGTATAAGGACAAGATCTCCCACCTGAATATTTGGTCTTCCTCCAGGTAGTGCTTAAGGGAGTTTGTTAAAGCAGCTGAGGTTTTGGAGTCTCGGCCAAAAGGCTTCTCGACAATGACCCTAGTCCATCCACTGAGAGATGAAGCAGATGAGCTAGCACATTTCACCGCGTCCACAAAGATGTTTGGAGGGATTGAGAGGTAAAAAAGGCGATTTGAGAGTCTTCCACCCTGTAAATAGTTATGTGATGATTTAAGAAGTGAAAGTAAGATGACCAGGCTCGTTAATAAGCAGAGGATAACATCAAGTACCTCATGCTCCTTGAGCTTCTTGTCCAATGCAACAAAATGTTCCTGAGAATCATACTGACCCGTGTGGTAAAAACATCTCTTGAGAAACTCTTCCATCTTTTCACTACAGTTTGCCCTGATAAATATCAGATTAACACTCAACAGTTTAAAATCTTAATCATCTCTGACAAAGTACCAAACTGAAAAGAAACCATGTCTACAATGATTAAAAATCACCTCTTATCAATTCTACAAGTCAGTGTTTTGCTGACCATGTGTCTAAGTTCACCATCTGTCATCTTACTCCTTGCATAGCCGTATATTGTAAAATGCTGTTAAAAAAAATAACAAATAACAGCTTACCACATACATTCAATTCAACGTAAGAATCACACCAGAAGGAGAGGAAGCTTCTATTAGCTGGGAATATCTTCTTCTTGGCAAGATCACCAGACGCTCCAACCACCGTGATACTAACTGTTGACTCATGTTCCCCGCCACCAAGCTCTGCCACAACTTCTTGTGACGGAATAGATAAAAGTCCGTCTTTCAGTTTCTCAATTGGGCTCGAGTTCGTGACTACTACTGCCCCTGAAACCAATTGTATATAATCCAAAGTTTCAAGCTTTACGCAACCCAAAGGCACAGAGAGTAAAACCCAATTCAGGAAAACTTAAAAGGGCACAGAGAATCCAAGTAAAGTTACCATCTTGCAATACAACAGAGCTCTGAACGGACTTCCTCTGCGATCTAAGACATAGCTCCTGAGAAGAGGCGGAGAGGAATGAGAGTGAGCGTCGTGTGTCGCCAAGAGTGATTCGAGAAGAAAGGAGACGAGGTGCGGGAGGAGGAAGAATAGGAAGGGCGGGAGAGAGACGATGACATCTTCGAATTGATTTAAAAGACAAGTTAGCAAGATGGTTTGGTTTTGATGCTAATCTGATAATTGCGCTTAAGAAGAGTGTTTAAGGACAATTGTTCGAAAGTTTGAGCCCTTTGACGCATGCCAAAGGTTAGCCCTTTGCCAGATTGGTGCTTTTGTTGGTATGGTTCAGCGAAAGGCTATTCCCTCTGTTTACCAAAAGTGTTTTTGATTATTCTTTTTTTTTTGTTGAAAATAAGTGCTTTTGATTATTCGGTTCAACGAAATTACAAGTGGACTCTTAACCTAATGTGATTAGCTGGTGTTATATAATTTAGACCAAAAAATGATAACTATGTTCCTTTAATCTCATATATTTTATGTTCCATTAGGCTAATTATTTTTAAAATGGTAATAATGACTTTAAATTGTAAATTTTAAATATAATAAATAATGGGTTCGACCTGAAATTACAAGGTCGAACGGATCGATCGATCCTGATCATTATGCAGAACAAAAAAAACGCAGAGCATATACTGCTCGACTTGGTCCATTTCACTCGATCGGCAAAGGTCGATTTCATACAGATCGACCGATCTCGAATTATAGACCGATAGATCTGTGGAAGCACAGATATGAATCATGGTAGAAATAATGTGAAATTTTTGTGAACAATCAATGGAATATAGAAGACGTCGTGAGAAGAAGATTACCACTTTTTGTGTTTTTTTGTTTTTTTTTTAAAAATCAATTTTTTCAAAATATGAAAATGAATATTCCCAAATATTTTGTTTCCATATTTTTAGGAACTGATTTCTTATCCGTAGAATATATCTAATATGTAGAAATCGGTTTGTACATGTTTTTAGCATTATAGTAATGTGTAGATTTTGATTTCTACATGTTTTAGATTTACAGTAAATCTGTAGAAGTCGGTTTCTACGTGTTTTAGATTTATATTAATGTGTAGATTTTTATTTCTAATGATTTTAGATCGGTAGGTTAAGCGCATAATTTGTATTCTAAATATTTTTAGAATACTCTTATTTACGTAGATCAAGTATTCTAAACATTGTAGATTTAATGAAAAAATGTGGATTTCGTTTTCTACTTCGTAGAATGTCATTTCTACTTTATTTAGAACAAAATCTGAAAATTATGATTTAAACATTTTTAGAACTCAAAAAATACCACTAAGTTCATATAGTTACTATTTTTCCAATTTTTTTTGTTTGTAAAACTATTTATTAAATTTATTTTCAAAAATATTAAAAGATATTATAGGCAAAAATGACACAAAAATAGATATTAGTCTAAAAGAACATAGTTATCATTTTTTTGCTCTAAAAAAAT
The DNA window shown above is from Brassica oleracea var. oleracea cultivar TO1000 chromosome C3, BOL, whole genome shotgun sequence and carries:
- the LOC106333118 gene encoding putative F-box/kelch-repeat protein At1g27420 yields the protein MVESSPSSLIPGLTDDVAELCLSRIPRYDFRIISQVCRRWRTFLKSKHFSAGPVEEFMCVLMKSQSPEDGSRWVEYLYGEVFDASGNNLGQIPSVPAPLKSQFGVAVLGGGKIVLVGGYAEAEGFPIDATTRISASADVYEFDPASNSWRKLAGMNVPRREFAFAVVDGLLYVIRGFSSDGECLQSSEVYNPGTNQWSLMDDCPDRPDFHRAFAFSFKSKLFVVGNESRFIDIYDPRTETWEELDSGQSLSVYSYTVVRNKVYFFDHNSDYKKPELGVFDPEENSWSSVSVPRSPGAYWCKVGEWNNKVILVSPLGGRTLIRDLDKENASKWRDTHIKPSGSNPTIVLINF